A genomic region of Acidobacteriota bacterium contains the following coding sequences:
- the polA gene encoding DNA polymerase I — translation MKRVFLIDAMSHIFRAFFAPMGMRQEPMHNSKGQVTQAVFVFTNMLRKLINDEKPDYIAAVWDTAVPTFRHDAFEAYKANREAMPDDLASQLPYIEKVCEAFGVPILKMDGYEADDVIGTFAQECEKKKMQAVIVSNDKDLCQLVRDPYIIAMRQNSQNLKRKVPVPPIEWCDEAWVTNKFGVPPNKIIDLLGLMGDAVDNIPGAPGIGAKGALKLVLEYGSALEAMERAEEISHKTYRESLQNNQTIIKQSLELATVHCEVPMTIDIEALKAGHPDRQKAYELFRELEFKTLTNEFAGPGSASAAAAAEYTGEPSGGGLFDAQIARSEANATAKYEVITNRDALDKLTRRLFEADSWSFLANDANTNEKASCYGKEAPLGLGIGLGNGEAFYIDLENFEGGIEAAKGTLKDILTNGFLEKSAYDEKRNLGPLLALDIRPESVKDDILIAAYLLESTRSTYPIPFLAQIYADTDAAFAVPEGFDEAAFRTAENADFIARLTPIMRGKLRENGLENIYTDIELPLIPILADIELVGMKVDGESLTVFSEFISKELETLREKITAIAGREFNIGSPKQVGEIFGELNIETGRKTATGQISTSHDVLVELAETYEIAQHIIDYRELDKLRATYADALPKMIADDGRIHGALNQTVAATGRLSSTEPNLQNIPVRTELGQRIRKAFIPEKGNKLISADYSQLELRILAHITQDANMLAAFKNNEDIHAQTARLVFGATTEKEMKEKRRLAKIVNFGIAYAVEAFGLSQRVGISRSEAKQVIADYFETYKGIREYMDRTPVEAREKGYISSLFGRRRYFPSINDRNFAVRSRAEREAINMPIQGTASDIVKIAMIRVANALRAEKLQTKMIMQVHDELLFEGPESEVDAAKVLIKREMEAAATLDVPLVVEIGVGDDWMNAK, via the coding sequence ATGAAAAGAGTATTCCTGATCGACGCGATGTCGCATATCTTTCGTGCGTTCTTTGCCCCGATGGGCATGCGGCAGGAGCCAATGCACAACAGCAAAGGCCAGGTCACGCAGGCCGTGTTCGTCTTTACTAACATGCTGCGCAAGCTGATAAACGACGAAAAGCCCGACTACATCGCCGCCGTTTGGGACACCGCCGTGCCGACATTTCGCCACGACGCGTTCGAGGCATACAAAGCCAACCGCGAAGCGATGCCCGACGATCTCGCTTCTCAACTGCCGTATATCGAAAAGGTGTGCGAGGCGTTCGGCGTGCCGATCCTGAAAATGGACGGCTACGAGGCCGACGACGTCATCGGCACATTTGCGCAGGAATGTGAAAAAAAGAAAATGCAGGCGGTCATTGTCTCCAATGACAAGGACCTCTGCCAACTTGTTCGCGATCCGTACATCATCGCAATGCGGCAGAATTCGCAAAATCTCAAACGGAAAGTGCCCGTTCCGCCGATCGAATGGTGTGACGAGGCCTGGGTCACAAACAAATTCGGCGTGCCGCCAAACAAGATCATCGATCTGCTCGGCTTGATGGGCGATGCCGTCGACAATATCCCTGGAGCTCCCGGAATCGGTGCCAAAGGTGCGCTAAAACTCGTCCTCGAATATGGCTCAGCACTCGAAGCAATGGAGCGGGCCGAGGAGATCTCGCACAAGACCTATCGCGAGAGCCTACAGAACAACCAGACGATAATCAAACAGTCGCTCGAACTCGCAACGGTCCACTGCGAAGTGCCGATGACCATCGACATCGAGGCCCTCAAGGCCGGCCATCCCGACCGCCAAAAGGCATACGAGCTTTTCCGGGAGCTTGAGTTCAAGACCCTGACCAACGAATTCGCCGGCCCGGGCTCGGCATCTGCGGCTGCCGCTGCCGAATACACCGGTGAGCCGAGCGGCGGCGGACTCTTTGACGCCCAGATCGCCCGCAGCGAAGCCAATGCGACGGCAAAGTATGAGGTCATAACGAACCGCGATGCCCTCGACAAACTCACTCGCCGCCTATTTGAAGCCGACAGTTGGAGCTTTCTCGCAAACGACGCCAACACCAACGAAAAAGCGAGCTGCTACGGAAAAGAAGCTCCGCTCGGGCTTGGCATCGGGCTCGGCAATGGCGAGGCTTTCTACATCGATCTCGAAAATTTCGAAGGCGGCATCGAAGCCGCCAAGGGAACGCTTAAGGATATTTTGACGAACGGTTTTCTCGAAAAATCGGCTTACGACGAAAAGCGAAATCTCGGCCCGCTGCTCGCCCTCGATATCCGTCCCGAATCGGTCAAAGACGACATTCTCATCGCCGCATACCTGCTCGAATCGACGCGTTCGACGTACCCTATCCCGTTCCTTGCTCAGATCTACGCCGATACCGACGCAGCGTTCGCCGTCCCCGAGGGCTTTGACGAAGCCGCGTTCCGGACGGCCGAAAACGCCGATTTTATCGCCCGTCTGACGCCGATAATGCGCGGAAAGCTGCGGGAGAACGGCCTCGAGAACATCTATACCGACATCGAACTACCGCTGATACCGATCCTCGCCGACATTGAGCTCGTCGGCATGAAGGTCGACGGCGAAAGCCTGACCGTGTTCTCCGAGTTCATCTCAAAAGAACTGGAAACGCTCCGCGAGAAGATAACCGCGATCGCCGGCCGTGAATTCAATATAGGTTCGCCCAAACAGGTCGGCGAGATCTTCGGCGAACTCAACATCGAGACCGGCCGCAAAACGGCTACCGGCCAGATCTCGACGAGCCACGACGTGCTTGTCGAACTCGCCGAAACTTATGAGATCGCCCAGCACATCATCGACTATCGCGAGCTCGACAAGCTACGCGCGACCTACGCCGACGCTCTGCCAAAAATGATCGCTGACGACGGCCGCATTCACGGTGCGCTCAATCAGACGGTCGCCGCCACCGGCCGCCTAAGTTCGACCGAGCCAAATCTGCAGAACATTCCCGTCCGCACCGAACTCGGCCAGCGCATCCGCAAGGCATTCATTCCGGAGAAAGGAAACAAGCTCATCTCCGCCGACTATTCGCAGCTCGAACTGAGAATTCTCGCCCACATTACGCAAGACGCGAATATGCTCGCCGCGTTCAAGAACAACGAGGACATACACGCCCAGACGGCGAGGCTCGTTTTCGGAGCGACGACCGAAAAAGAGATGAAAGAGAAACGCCGTCTCGCCAAGATCGTCAATTTCGGCATCGCCTACGCCGTCGAGGCGTTTGGCCTGTCGCAGCGGGTCGGCATCAGTCGCAGCGAAGCAAAACAGGTCATCGCCGACTATTTTGAAACGTACAAAGGCATCCGCGAATACATGGACCGCACGCCCGTCGAGGCCCGCGAAAAGGGATACATATCATCGCTCTTCGGCCGCCGGCGTTATTTCCCGTCGATCAACGACCGCAATTTCGCCGTCCGCTCGCGTGCCGAACGCGAAGCTATAAACATGCCCATCCAGGGCACCGCAAGCGACATCGTCAAGATCGCTATGATCCGCGTTGCCAATGCCCTCAGGGCCGAAAAGCTGCAAACAAAAATGATCATGCAGGTGCACGACGAACTGCTCTTCGAGGGCCCGGAGTCCGAGGTCGACGCCGCCAAGGTCCTCATCAAACGAGAAATGGAAGCCGCCGCCACTCTCGACGTGCCGCTCGTCGTCGAGATCGGTGTCGGCGACGATTGGATGAACGCGAAATAA
- a CDS encoding CsbD family protein produces MSIPNKDEVEGKWEQAKGWVKDKAGEVTNDPKLEAEGEAQNAAGDAQETWGKVKRGVGDAVEAVGDAIKR; encoded by the coding sequence ATGTCAATACCAAATAAAGACGAAGTCGAAGGAAAATGGGAACAGGCGAAGGGCTGGGTCAAGGACAAGGCCGGCGAGGTGACGAACGATCCGAAACTCGAGGCCGAAGGCGAGGCCCAGAACGCTGCGGGCGACGCACAGGAAACCTGGGGCAAAGTGAAACGCGGTGTCGGCGACGCGGTCGAAGCGGTCGGCGATGCGATCAAGAGGTAG
- a CDS encoding serine hydrolase → MKGVYSSLLLLILCLSSNGQVKHSTVVAFDTEYKTAEFTDPARLDKIKQTFPAIEKIVKEHAAKNHFPSVAFGVVVDGKLVFSGTDGYTDVEKKIPVTTSSLFRIASMSKSFTAMAILKLRDDGKLKLDDPAYLYVPELKDQKYPTADSTHITIRQLLTHGAGFPEDNPWGDRQLADTNKELSALLNGKISFSNPPEIAYEYANLGFALLGRIITKASGKPYQQYIRDNIWRPLGMTTSEWEYGNVAPDKLAHGYRWLNEKWNEETLLHDTPDGSWGSMGGMISSIDEFSKYMALHLSAWPPSNAAETGPIKRSSVREMQHPWRFIGLLPNFTYPGGRTCAAAGAYGYGLSWLRDCDNRVYLAHGGGLPGFGSHWRIMPEYGIGVVAFGNVTYASLGGITLQVLDLMVKNADLKPRQLPVSNILAQRKAELLKIIPAWENAEKSGIFAENFFPDYPIDILKKDYAALWAKAGKIISVKELIPENQLRGTFIIEGENANILVYFTLSPENPPLIQELRVRELPKSTAPKPAP, encoded by the coding sequence ATGAAAGGCGTTTACAGTTCACTTCTTCTTTTGATTCTTTGTCTCTCGTCAAATGGTCAGGTCAAGCACTCGACGGTAGTAGCATTTGACACCGAATATAAGACTGCCGAATTTACCGATCCGGCGAGGCTCGACAAGATCAAACAAACATTTCCTGCGATCGAAAAGATCGTCAAGGAGCACGCGGCAAAGAATCACTTTCCCAGCGTGGCGTTTGGCGTGGTCGTCGATGGAAAGCTCGTTTTTTCCGGCACCGACGGCTATACGGACGTCGAAAAGAAGATCCCTGTTACCACCTCCTCGCTATTCCGGATCGCGTCGATGAGCAAGAGTTTCACGGCAATGGCTATCCTAAAACTTCGCGACGACGGCAAGCTCAAACTTGACGATCCGGCCTATCTCTACGTGCCTGAGCTGAAAGATCAGAAATACCCGACCGCCGATTCGACGCACATTACCATCCGCCAACTCCTGACGCACGGAGCCGGATTTCCGGAGGACAACCCGTGGGGCGACCGTCAACTGGCCGACACTAACAAAGAGCTTTCGGCTCTGCTGAACGGCAAGATCTCATTTTCAAACCCGCCGGAAATCGCTTACGAGTATGCCAATCTCGGCTTCGCCCTTTTGGGCCGCATCATCACGAAGGCTTCGGGCAAACCTTATCAGCAATACATTCGCGACAATATCTGGCGGCCGCTGGGAATGACGACCTCAGAGTGGGAATACGGCAATGTTGCACCCGACAAACTGGCTCACGGCTATCGCTGGCTGAACGAAAAGTGGAACGAAGAAACGCTGCTTCACGACACTCCCGACGGCTCGTGGGGCTCTATGGGCGGTATGATCTCGTCGATCGATGAATTCAGTAAGTATATGGCGCTTCACTTGTCGGCGTGGCCACCGTCAAATGCCGCCGAAACGGGCCCGATCAAGCGAAGTTCCGTTCGCGAAATGCAGCATCCATGGCGTTTCATCGGCCTGCTGCCCAATTTCACTTATCCCGGCGGACGAACATGCGCCGCGGCCGGTGCCTACGGATACGGTCTCTCCTGGCTCCGCGATTGCGACAACCGCGTTTACCTGGCTCACGGCGGAGGACTGCCCGGCTTCGGCAGCCATTGGCGGATAATGCCGGAATACGGCATCGGTGTCGTCGCTTTCGGCAATGTCACCTATGCGAGCCTCGGCGGCATCACGCTGCAGGTTCTCGACCTGATGGTCAAGAACGCCGACCTCAAACCGCGCCAACTGCCCGTCTCAAACATACTCGCCCAGCGAAAAGCCGAGCTGCTCAAGATAATTCCGGCCTGGGAAAACGCCGAAAAGAGCGGCATCTTCGCCGAAAACTTTTTCCCCGATTATCCGATCGACATTCTCAAGAAAGACTACGCCGCCCTGTGGGCAAAAGCCGGCAAGATCATCTCCGTCAAGGAACTGATCCCCGAGAACCAGCTTCGCGGAACTTTCATCATCGAGGGCGAGAACGCAAATATCCTTGTCTATTTCACACTCAGCCCCGAAAATCCGCCGCTGATCCAGGAACTAAGAGTCCGCGAGCTACCAAAGTCCACAGCCCCGAAACCCGCACCTTAG
- a CDS encoding AAA family ATPase — translation MYQDNTYYDADRYDSSADRKEDQKQKQLHEKLKQQNPELYCSTGALQSFPVNDWLRDIKPAYRPEYLFGDLWRPGDVTVLAGETGVGKSILAVQIAESIARGKKPFREPQQQMSFGPPTPPVAKLFPHPRRQRVLYLDLETSPAKMRERYTCPSPILGKLPVSYRFAAFFERSGYAEDLKAPEHFRGDMARYLRHSVDLAIRYSEANVFIIDDLAALEPSAPRSNGPARWLRNFRKMAALHGCSILVLTHLKSSPPRPARGLSSPPYQGGVAALGGRGGSLRPLSLTNLSLGRQVAELADTVVAIGRTTFGPEYRYIKVLKSKNGPRAENGELKVENGPGHSQFSILNSQLAAVRPEHSPFSILNSQFPYAPVLAFQLERTTGFSDKQPCRKRLSAPNSDSSLVTHHSSLAAPQPFLGFTYLGPATEHDLIRDHTADLSSPPARGGVDGLAGRGGGRLAQRAHERSLKRLSKRSSKEVLVDEVIDGSYMKYLKGER, via the coding sequence ATGTACCAAGACAACACATATTACGACGCCGATAGATACGATTCCTCCGCCGATCGAAAAGAAGATCAAAAACAGAAACAGCTCCACGAAAAGCTCAAACAGCAGAATCCTGAGCTATATTGCAGCACCGGAGCACTTCAGAGTTTTCCCGTAAATGACTGGCTGCGAGACATCAAGCCCGCATACCGCCCCGAATATCTATTCGGCGATCTGTGGCGTCCGGGCGATGTCACGGTATTGGCCGGTGAAACAGGCGTTGGAAAGAGCATCCTCGCCGTTCAGATCGCCGAATCGATCGCCCGCGGCAAAAAGCCGTTCCGCGAACCGCAGCAACAGATGTCGTTCGGCCCGCCAACGCCGCCCGTGGCAAAACTTTTCCCGCATCCGCGACGCCAACGAGTTCTCTATCTCGACCTCGAAACCTCGCCCGCCAAGATGCGCGAACGATACACGTGCCCTTCTCCAATTCTCGGAAAATTGCCCGTCAGCTACCGCTTCGCAGCCTTCTTCGAACGCTCAGGCTACGCCGAAGATCTTAAGGCTCCCGAACACTTCCGCGGAGACATGGCACGATACCTGCGGCATTCGGTCGATCTCGCGATCCGCTATTCCGAAGCCAACGTCTTCATCATCGACGACCTCGCCGCCCTCGAACCATCCGCCCCACGCTCCAACGGCCCGGCGCGCTGGCTCCGCAACTTCCGCAAAATGGCTGCCCTCCACGGCTGCTCGATCCTCGTCCTCACACACCTCAAAAGCTCCCCGCCGCGTCCGGCTCGCGGTCTTAGCTCCCCTCCTTACCAAGGAGGGGTGGCCGCCTTGGGCGGACGGGGTGGTTCTCTCCGCCCACTTTCTCTCACCAACCTCTCCCTCGGCCGCCAAGTCGCCGAACTAGCCGACACCGTCGTCGCCATCGGCCGCACCACATTCGGCCCCGAATACCGCTATATAAAGGTGCTCAAATCAAAGAACGGACCGCGAGCGGAAAACGGAGAACTGAAAGTGGAAAATGGTCCCGGGCATTCTCAATTCTCAATTCTCAACTCTCAATTGGCCGCGGTTCGGCCGGAACATTCTCCATTCTCAATTCTCAACTCTCAATTCCCCTACGCCCCTGTCCTCGCCTTCCAACTAGAACGCACCACCGGATTTTCCGACAAACAACCGTGCCGCAAACGCCTGAGCGCTCCCAACTCTGACTCGTCACTTGTCACTCATCACTCGTCACTGGCTGCTCCGCAGCCCTTCCTCGGCTTCACCTACCTCGGCCCCGCCACCGAACACGACCTCATCCGCGACCACACCGCCGATCTAAGCTCCCCTCCTGCCCGAGGAGGGGTGGACGGCCTTGCCGGACGGGGTGGTGGGAGGCTAGCCCAACGCGCCCACGAACGCTCCCTCAAGCGTCTATCGAAGCGCAGCAGCAAAGAGGTCTTAGTTGACGAAGTCATCGACGGCAGCTATATGAAGTATTTAAAAGGAGAGAGGTAA
- a CDS encoding helix-turn-helix transcriptional regulator, whose product MTGRELKEYRKNSRLTQDEAAKVLGVSQTYLSLLESDKRRLTERLKKKLVKKMHVRPTELPAKTKDHKVTKVSDDQLTGDLAALGYKGFSHWKPSQLKNPADVLLSALNADKRDARLVEALPWLLFEFPDLEWNSVVMTAKAHDLQNRLGFVTSVARRMAERHGKKATAQKLESYEAGLERSKLEMVGTLCNETMTNAERKWLATHSTKEAKHWHLLSDLSPRYLDHYVD is encoded by the coding sequence ATGACTGGTCGAGAATTAAAGGAATATCGGAAGAATAGTCGCCTTACCCAAGACGAAGCAGCGAAGGTTCTAGGAGTTTCACAAACCTATCTTTCTCTGCTCGAGAGTGACAAGCGCCGCCTTACCGAAAGGCTGAAAAAGAAGCTTGTTAAAAAGATGCATGTTCGACCCACGGAACTACCGGCCAAAACAAAGGACCATAAAGTTACCAAGGTGTCCGATGATCAACTCACGGGGGATCTGGCTGCCCTAGGATACAAAGGGTTTTCTCATTGGAAGCCTTCACAACTGAAGAATCCTGCGGACGTTCTTCTTTCGGCACTCAATGCAGACAAGCGAGACGCACGTCTGGTCGAAGCTCTTCCCTGGCTGCTTTTCGAGTTCCCCGACCTCGAATGGAACTCCGTCGTAATGACCGCCAAAGCTCACGATCTGCAGAACCGCCTGGGATTTGTAACCAGTGTCGCCAGACGAATGGCCGAGAGACATGGCAAGAAAGCCACCGCGCAAAAACTCGAAAGCTATGAGGCTGGACTAGAGCGTTCTAAACTCGAAATGGTAGGAACACTATGCAATGAAACAATGACAAACGCCGAGAGAAAATGGCTCGCCACCCACAGCACAAAAGAAGCAAAACACTGGCACTTGCTTTCCGATCTTTCACCGCGATATCTGGATCACTATGTTGATTAA
- a CDS encoding HNH endonuclease: MPHWNEEKRTSGVMAPRTDLLFKALSAEPIIPLDYLIQRYPNYHWTSQASGVSLPDLIVDDLFAIIQDDIRFSFTTMDLKAVREYSEGKPKKTTTWTYDRSTEARNDCIEHYGYKCEVCRFDFGATYGDRGRNFIEVHHLKPIADIKREYKINPIKDLRPVCANCHKMLHRRKPVLSIEELRALMP; this comes from the coding sequence ATGCCACATTGGAACGAAGAAAAGAGGACAAGTGGGGTAATGGCTCCGCGAACCGACCTCCTCTTCAAGGCTCTGTCAGCGGAACCAATCATACCTTTAGACTATTTAATCCAGCGGTATCCAAACTACCATTGGACGTCACAGGCCAGCGGAGTGTCACTTCCTGATTTAATTGTTGACGATCTGTTCGCAATCATACAGGACGATATTCGATTTTCCTTCACCACAATGGACCTAAAGGCCGTTCGGGAATACTCGGAGGGCAAGCCTAAAAAGACTACTACATGGACCTATGACCGGAGTACCGAGGCTCGTAATGACTGCATTGAACATTATGGTTACAAATGTGAAGTTTGCAGATTTGATTTCGGAGCAACGTATGGTGATCGCGGAAGGAACTTTATTGAAGTCCACCACTTAAAGCCTATCGCTGACATTAAACGTGAATACAAAATTAATCCGATTAAGGACTTGCGACCAGTATGTGCAAATTGCCACAAGATGCTTCACCGTCGTAAGCCCGTTTTGTCGATTGAGGAGCTGAGAGCCTTGATGCCATGA